Proteins encoded by one window of Eremothecium cymbalariae DBVPG#7215 chromosome 1, complete sequence:
- the PIK1 gene encoding 1-phosphatidylinositol 4-kinase (similar to Ashbya gossypii AFR666C): MTETTGSRGTEQEDEGVPLFVPPGSNELLLKFINSAHFTIYHNIEYLTRYAGNIGIHHYICQKLLTFPHTELQFYIPQLVQVLLTIETESMALEDLLLKLSGENPHFALLTYWQLHALLSDLAMDPESYGFQVARRVINKLQSVLCSTSLVVPESKINENLFPSIVLCSMVLSSFACSMLGQYAKPLVESQGKRQRSHVFKLAKNAMRNITKNLTINNSLTNTKFSTGKQTINHHVDIVESTNRKEDASFKKPKERSAPSLDFDMIDNVGKQLFEDKLSNSIVLPKRRQKITDKSYMHKIYKSKILGPRLNTGDEFTNSMPNLHASTYSSSSLGSFRERKSFDYQNTTVGNKNGGTEFKKGHSRKSSRHGANIYNLEPSNLSTTQKIKILKSNYFRCEMQFAIALETISRKLAQVPVEARLTSLRAELSMLNKDLPAEVDIPTLLPSNKKGKLHRIMHVAVNEAQVLSSAEKVPFLIYIEYLRDDMDFDPTTERNEALLREKPEDGSFIFDLSYMDANDNQDLFCNGDESVRVMSEPDPPTIRKEVDLGDLSMVKITNQNEAFSQRHELLVQSAEKVPPIPSNSNSRNSELSFVTNLDAMTEKLLGTELTDTTEVPADLATQVRISAMMLAQLDKSPQQLSDTTNQIRAKIIASMQEVQDRFGYYDLQSVHGMAGKRKLENDLKTGGLSMTDKKDTTYLGDDWTTKKEKIRSASQYGHFPNWDLCSVIAKSGDDLRQEAFACQLIQAMANIWSQEKIDVWVKRMKILITSSNSGLVETITNAISVHSIKKSLTKQMIEEGELNERGSIATLCEHFVRSFGDKNSFKYKRAQDNFASSLAAYSLICYLLQIKDRHNGNIMIDNEGHLVHIDFGFMLSNSPGSVGFEAAPFKLTQEYVDVLGGLQSEPYKKFVRLTKEAFKALRKYADLITSMCEVMQKDNMQPCFNARDQTSVQLRQRFHTELTEEECDDFVENVLIAKSLGSIYTRLYDQFQLMTQGICT, translated from the coding sequence ATGACGGAAACCACAGGCAGTAGAGGCACTGAACAGGAAGATGAGGGAGTTCCTCTGTTTGTCCCACCTGGATCTAATGAATTACTTttaaaatttataaattcaGCTCACTTTACTATATACCATAATATTGAATACTTGACACGTTATGCGGGTAATATTGGTATTCATCATTACATATGTCAGAAGCTCTTAACATTTCCACATACAGAGTTACAGTTTTACATCCCGCAGTTGGTTCAGGTGTTGCTTACTATCGAAACGGAGTCTATGGCACTTGAAGATCTGCTTCTTAAGCTTAGCGGTGAAAACCCACATTTTGCATTATTAACGTATTGGCAATTACATGCGTTGCTTTCAGATTTGGCGATGGACCCTGAATCATATGGGTTTCAAGTCGCTCGTAGGgttattaataaattacAATCGGTTCTTTGCAGCACTAGTTTGGTAGTACCTGAGTCTAAGATCAACGAGAACTTATTTCCTTCTATTGTTCTTTGTTCTATGGTACTGAGCTCTTTTGCTTGCTCCATGTTGGGTCAGTATGCCAAACCTTTGGTTGAATCACAGGGGAAAAGGCAAAGAAGCCATGTTTTTAAATTGGCGAAGAATGCTATGCGAAATATAACCAAGAATTTAACGATTAATAACTCTCTCACTAATACGAAATTTTCAACAGGTAAACAAACAATTAACCATCATGTTGATATCGTTGAGTCTACAAATAGAAAAGAAGATGCATCGTTCAAAAAACCTAAAGAAAGATCTGCTCCGTCGTTGGATTTTGATATGATTGATAATGTGGGGAAACAGttatttgaagacaaaCTATCCAACTCTATTGTTCTTCCCAAGAGGCGGCAGAAGATTACTGACAAATCTTATATgcataaaatatataagtCGAAAATTTTGGGCCCTAGGCTGAACACAGGTGATGAATTTACCAACTCGATGCCCAATTTACATGCCAGCACATATTCCAGTTCTTCATTGGGCTCGTTCAGGGAACGAAAGTCGTTCGACTACCAAAATACTACTGTAGGTAATAAAAATGGCGGTACTGAATTCAAGAAAGGTCATTCAAGAAAGAGTTCTCGCCATGGTGCTAATATTTACAATCTGGAGCCTTCTAATTTATCTACCACACAGAAGATTAAGATTTTAAAGTCCAATTACTTTCGTTGCGAAATGCAGTTTGCGATTGCGTTAGAAACAATATCACGTAAATTGGCTCAAGTTCCAGTTGAGGCTCGTCTCACGTCCTTGAGAGCTGAATTGTCTATGTTAAATAAAGATTTGCCAGCGGAAGTTGATATTCCGACTTTGCTACCTTCGAACAAAAAGGGAAAGCTGCATAGGATAATGCATGTAGCCGTTAATGAAGCACAGGTACTAAGTTCTGCTGAAAAGGTCCCCTTTTTAATCTATATTGAGTATTTGAGAGATGATATGGATTTTGATCCAACAACAGAAAGGAACGAAGCTTTGTTGAGAGAAAAACCCGAAGATGGGAGTTTCATATTCGATTTGAGCTATATGGATGCAAATGATAACCAGGACCTATTTTGTAATGGTGATGAATCTGTACGGGTCATGTCTGAACCTGATCCGCCCACTATAAGGAAGGAGGTTGACCTAGGAGATCTTTCTATGGTTAAAATTACAAATCAAAACGAAGCGTTCTCTCAGAGACATGAATTATTGGTGCAATCTGCCGAGAAAGTTCCACCTATTCCTAGCAATTCAAATTCTCGCAATTCAGAACTGTCTTTTGTAACAAATCTTGATGCGATGACTGAGAAATTACTTGGAACAGAATTGACTGACACAACAGAAGTACCAGCTGATCTAGCCACTCAAGTGCGAATTTCCGCCATGATGTTAGCCCAATTAGACAAGTCCCCACAACAATTATCTGATACCACTAATCAGATCCGAGCCAAGATAATCGCTTCCATGCAAGAAGTACAAGATAGGTTTGGATATTACGACCTACAATCTGTCCATGGCATGGCTGGTAAGCGTAAATTGGAAAACGATTTGAAAACAGGAGGCTTATCGATGACTGATAAAAAGGACACTACTTATTTAGGCGATGACTGGACTActaagaaagaaaaaattcGTAGTGCATCTCAGTACGGTCATTTCCCAAACTGGGACCTCTGTTCTGTTATTGCAAAATCTGGTGACGATTTGCGTCAAGAGGCCTTTGCTTGTCAATTAATTCAAGCAATGGCAAACATATGGAGCCAAGAAAAGATTGACGTTTGGGTGAAAAgaatgaagattttgatcACCAGTTCGAACAGCGGACTAGTAGAAACTATAACCAATGCTATATCCGTGCATAGTATCAAGAAATCCCTAACAAAACAGATGATCGAAGAAGGTGAATTAAACGAAAGGGGCTCCATTGCCACACTATGTGAACACTTTGTCCGCTCCTTTGGCGATAAAAacagtttcaaatataaaCGTGCCCAAGACAACTTCGCATCAAGCCTAGCTGCCTATTCTCTTATCTGTTATCTTCTACAGATCAAAGATAGACATAACGGTAACATCATGATAGACAACGAAGGCCATCTCGTTCACATTGATTTCGGATTCATGCTATCAAACTCCCCTGGCTCAGTCGGATTCGAGGCTGCCCCCTTCAAATTAACCCAGGAATACGTCGATGTTCTGGGCGGCTTACAATCTGAGCCATATAAAAAGTTTGTTCGCTTAACCAAAGAGGCATTCAAAGCCCTACGAAAATATGCTGACTTGATTACCAGCATGTGTGAAGTCATGCAGAAAGATAACATGCAGCCGTGCTTCAATGCCCGCGATCAAACAAGCGTTCAACTACGCCAACGCTTCCATACTGAGCTAACTGAAGAAGAATGCGATGATTTCGTGGAGAACGTTCTAATCGCCAAGTCTCTCGGTAGCATTTACACCCGCCTATACGATCAATTTCAATTAATGACACAAGGTATATGCACGTAG
- the TAM41 gene encoding putative phosphatidate cytidylyltransferase (similar to Ashbya gossypii AFR665C), whose translation MFRKSGYLRRNWPGVLRQQSCRFQSQLRNGGGGNEVHVHEAIPNTDVGLQGEAAGLSWNNVEVKDLYLLEKGIKKTDQAISEFSNYRYKFKRLPPNYGCNQLVKIDRRLEAELRHIMSYFRSPIKYAFGYGSGVFEQSGYLQESEKPQIDLIFGVSHPEHFHSLNMRQNPHHYSTMRYFGSDFVSKLQDVGAGVYFNPFVNIYGHDVKYGVISMENLLKDLATWDTFYLAGRLQKPVKVLKNDLRVQFWNQLNLKAAATLAKSRIMAKSPSKFSEFEFYKEITALSYLGDVRYKLGGENPKKIHNIVEKNFDNFRSYYKPIYKDVVLNDLSYLPKGYTPDNALSALEQKIYVSSSVQAIKGIFTAGLTKSIKYAWAKKMKALDQR comes from the coding sequence ATGTTCAGGAAGAGTGGCTATTTACGAAGGAACTGGCCAGGTGTTTTACGGCAACAAAGCTGTCGATTTCAATCGCAGCTCAGGAATGGGGGTGGGGGTAATGAGGTACATGTACATGAAGCTATTCCAAATACTGATGTGGGATTGCAAGGAGAAGCTGCGGGGTTAAGTTGGAATAATGTGGAAGTGAAggatttatatttattagaGAAAGGTATTAAGAAGACGGATCAGGCCATTTCAGAGTTTTCTAATTACCGGTACAAGTTCAAGAGATTGCCTCCGAATTATGGATGTAACCAACTGGTAAAGATTGATCGAAGATTGGAGGCAGAGTTACGACATATCATGTCTTACTTTCGTTCTCCCATTAAATATGCTTTCGGGTATGGTTCTGGGGTTTTTGAACAGTCAGGATATCTGCAGGAGAGTGAGAAGCCTCAAATAGACCTTATTTTTGGTGTTTCCCATCCAGAGCATTTCCATTCATTGAATATGAGACAAAatcctcatcattattCCACGATGCGATACTTTGGGTCAGATTTTGTTTCTAAACTCCAAGACGTTGGCGCTGGGGTTTACTTCAACCCTTTTGTCAATATATATGGGCATGACGTCAAATATGGGGTTATTTCGATGGAGAATTTGCTGAAGGATTTGGCAACATGGGATACGTTTTATCTAGCTGGACGTTTGCAAAAACCGGTgaaggttttgaaaaatgatttGAGAGTACAGTTTTGGAACCAGTTGAACCTAAAGGCGGCTGCGACTTTAGCAAAGAGCAGAATAATGGCAAAGTCGCCTAGTAAATTCAGCGAATTTGAGTTTTATAAAGAAATTACGGCTTTGAGTTACCTAGGTGATGTCCGTTACAAACTGGGTGGAGAGAACCCTAAGAAAATTCACAATATTGTGGAgaaaaactttgataatttCAGATCCTACTATAAACCTATTTATAAGGATGTTGTTCTGAATGATTTAAGCTATCTTCCAAAGGGATACACACCAGATAATGCACTGTCAGCTTTAGAACAGAAAATATATGTATCCAGTTCCGTTCAGGCAATTAAGGGCATTTTTACTGCCGGGCTTACGAAGTCAATTAAATATGCTTGGgcaaagaaaatgaaaGCATTGGACCAAAGGTAA
- the IST1 gene encoding Ist1p (similar to Ashbya gossypii AFR664W), which yields MPQMIPQVVRLKTALKMSVQRLRYAQEKQQALAKQSRREVAQLLSQGKEQKAQYRVETLINDDIHIELLEILELYCELLHARVSILNAITDECDLITHHIEDGINEAVRAIAYAQLHAPEIKDLVHVKELLVHKFGIDFLKAIVEDKAGVPAKVSKKCSPFLADSGLVTLYLKEIASTYGVPFSGLNDSTAEECKDLTETTESIADSELGDRKPILALDNDELGDDEHPITVKKPRKNSETLDKKLAIPKSIAKDVKVSHKKEKVSLVSDELEDLKKRFEALRR from the coding sequence ATGCCTCAAATGATACCGCAAGTAGTAAGGCTAAAGACAGCTTTAAAGATGTCTGTACAAAGGCTACGTTATGCTCAAGAGAAACAGCAAGCATTAGCTAAGCAGTCACGAAGGGAAGTTGCTCAGTTATTATCTCAAGGAAAGGAGCAAAAAGCCCAATACAGGGTTGAAACATTAATCAATGATGATATACATATAGAATTACTCGAAATATTAGAGCTATATTGTGAATTACTTCATGCACGTGTGTCAATACTAAATGCCATTACAGATGAATGTGATTTAATAACTCATCATATTGAGGATGGGATCAATGAAGCAGTTCGGGCAATAGCATATGCACAACTGCATGCACCAGAAATAAAAGACCTAGTTCATGTGAAGGAGCTCTTAGTGCACAAGTTTGGTATAGATTTCTTGAAAGCCATTGTGGAGGATAAGGCCGGTGTCCCTGCGAAGGTAAGTAAGAAATGCTCACCATTTCTCGCGGATTCTGGCCTTGTAACACtatatttgaaggagatTGCATCTACTTATGGGGTACCATTTAGTGGCTTGAACGACAGTACAGCTGAGGAATGTAAGGACCTAACAGAAACGACTGAGAGCATTGCTGACTCCGAGCTTGGAGATAGGAAACCCATCCTTGCATTGGACAACGATGAGCTAGGTGACGATGAGCATCCTATTACAGTTAAGAAGCCAAGAAAGAACAGTGAAACACTTGATAAGAAACTAGCAATTCCAAAGTCAATAGCTAAGGACGTTAAAGTTTCacataaaaaagaaaaagtCTCTTTAGTTTCCGATGAGCTAGAAGACCTTAAAAAACGCTTTGAAGCGCTACGTAGATAG